CCAATCCCATGTAAGCTGCATGTAAAATAAGGGATTGGTGGATAAATGAATCCTTTATTCGTGAGTTTATTTGAATATCTTAAATGAATTTTTGATATTTTTTCTCCAATTTTTATATTCTGAATCGTTTCATCTCTAGCTTCAAGCACTTGTTTAAGGTTATCAATTAATTTTTGGTTCGAATCTTTTACTATAAAAGTTGCTCCAAGATCACTACAGTAGCCTTGAATTCTTGGGTGGACATCAACCAGCACAAAATCTCCTGGCTTAAGTTTTCGACTAGATGCTGGTGGATGGGCTGCCTGAGTCCTTTTCCCAGAGGAGATAAATGTAACAGTAGCAGATTCCTCTGCTCCATTTTTCCTAAGTTCATATTCTGCAATCGCTGCTAATTCATTCTCCCTTACTCCTTGTTCGATCGAAGTAGCAACTGATTCCATTGTTTTTGAAGCTATCATCGAAGCCTTCTTTATGAGGTGTATCTCTTCTTTACTCTTGATCAATCTGAGTTGTCCTGTGATATTCACAGCATTAATTAATTGGAAAGCATTCGGTAGAGTTCCTCTAAAAGCTTCATAAAAATCATGGCGTAAAAAAGGCTTCTCAATACCTATTATACCCTTTGTTAATCCATTTTTTGTAATAGCTTCAAGTATCGCCTCATAATGCGATTTAGATGAGTTGAATATTTTCACCTCGTCTGTATGAGCCTTTTCCTCTGCATCAATTAGATCCTGCTCAAGTATCAATAGAGTATTGCCACCATCCTTATGAAGCACAAGTGTAGCGCAATATCGATCCACGCCAGTTAGATAGTAAAGACTTCGAGATTCGCTAGACCTTGATAGGACTAACGCATCTACATTATTAGTTTCCATCAAATCTGTTGCTTTTTTAATCCTTTCATTACAATTCAATCGAACACCTTCAAGTATTAGTTAACAAGTTTTAGTTAGATCTAGGTAAGCTAAAAGAGCTATTATGAAAAGTGCTATAAAACCAGGAAGGCCAAAAGGCACAGTCAACATCTCATCTAAAGTAGGCGCAATAATCGCTCCAAGTCCGATGTATGCATTGATCGCTCCATGTCCAAGAGCTGCTGGAAAGACGCTTTTAGATTTTATTCTCAACCATCCTAAGAAGAAACCAACTAATATTGTCCAGATTGTAAAGGCTGTAACTCCAATTAAATTTGGGTGACTTGGATAATTGTAACCCATCAATATTACAGGGGCATGCCATAAACCCCAAATAGTACCTGTAAGCAACAAACCTTTGAAAAGACTATATTTTTCGATTAGCTTCGGTTGTAGAAAACCTCGCCATCCATATTCCTCGCCTAAAGAAGGAATAAAATTGATGAAAGGCGCTAATGCAAGATTTATGATGATGAAGTAAATTGGAACCTCAAAGCCTGGGAAGTTTGGAAACATCCCTTTATACTTGTTCAATGTAAAATCTATTTCTGTTGTTCCCAGAATTGCAACAAATATCAGGCCTAAAGCAATCACAGCTAAAGGGTAAATTAAACTATAAATGTAATACTTGAGCTTTCCTTTCGAAATACCGTATTTCCGCAGACTTTTATGCTCAATAAATTTCACTACTATTATAGCTGAAATAAGTGGAATATACATTGCGCCCATAAGAACGACAGTTGCAAAAGATGCTTTCAGACCACCCGAAAGCCATAACCAGAACTCCAATAGATAAGTAATTGCAAAAACAATAATGCAAAACACAATTACATGCTTTAGATCCTGCATATTTTTCTTGAATTCCTTTTATTTTTATACTTTAGAAGATATATCTTTCAACACAGATTATTTGTTATGCAGGATGTATTAAGATGGATAAGCCGTATAAATTAACTTGGAATTATTCAAATCCTCGCGAATATCTTGAATTATATGAGAAATTCGAAATGCCTCCACTTATCATATCTTGTGCGATAACTGGAGGATGGCAAGGAAAGGAAGTAAACCCAAATATGCCAGAGACACCCGAGGAACAAGCAAAGGCTACTTTAGAAATATATGAGGCAGGCGCATCTGTTGTTCATGTTCATGCTAGAGATCCAAAAAAAGGCTATGCAGATGCTGTTGGAGACAAAGACATCTACTATGATATCAATAAGAAAATTAGAGAGCTTTGTCCAGATATTATAATAAACAATACAACGGGCGGGGGTCCAACAATGACTGTCGACGATAGACTCCAAGCTGTCTATGGAAAACCTGAAATGTGCAGTCTAAATATGGGAACTCTTACAATGAGAGGAAAAGTGAAAGCTCGAAAACCTCCACTTTCAGGAAGAGATGAAGATCAAGTAATCGAAGCTGTTTTTAAGAACACGTATAGCGATACAGAAAGATTTGCTAAGGAAATGCTTGATAATAATGTTAAACCTGAGATGGAAACTTTTGGAGATGGCAACTGGCACTTGATCGATAATTTGATACAAAAAGATTTACTCAAACCCCCTTACTGGGTTCAGTTAGTTCTTGGAATGCAGAGCGCAACTCCTCCAACACCATGGCATATAATGAGTCAAGCATCTCTCGCACCTCCTAATACAATGTTCAATATTCTTGGCATAGGGGTTCATCAGATTCCGATGACAACTTTTGCCCTAATTATGGGAATGCATATTAGGGTTGGTATGGAGGATAACGTCTACTATGCAAGAGGCGCTAAAGTAGAAAGCAACGCACAATTGGTATCTAGAGTAGTAAGAATGGCTAAAGAATGCAACCGTCCAATTGCCACACCTGAAGAAGCAAGAGAAATACTAGGTATATCTAAGA
Above is a window of Candidatus Bathyarchaeota archaeon DNA encoding:
- a CDS encoding Xaa-Pro peptidase family protein is translated as MNCNERIKKATDLMETNNVDALVLSRSSESRSLYYLTGVDRYCATLVLHKDGGNTLLILEQDLIDAEEKAHTDEVKIFNSSKSHYEAILEAITKNGLTKGIIGIEKPFLRHDFYEAFRGTLPNAFQLINAVNITGQLRLIKSKEEIHLIKKASMIASKTMESVATSIEQGVRENELAAIAEYELRKNGAEESATVTFISSGKRTQAAHPPASSRKLKPGDFVLVDVHPRIQGYCSDLGATFIVKDSNQKLIDNLKQVLEARDETIQNIKIGEKISKIHLRYSNKLTNKGFIYPPIPYFTCSLHGIGISSNDPPSFWYPIDVDIKPGIVFAFAEAPTRSIPHNELGIRFEDTYLVTEEGVEKLTSLQSDL
- a CDS encoding CPBP family intramembrane metalloprotease, which gives rise to MQDLKHVIVFCIIVFAITYLLEFWLWLSGGLKASFATVVLMGAMYIPLISAIIVVKFIEHKSLRKYGISKGKLKYYIYSLIYPLAVIALGLIFVAILGTTEIDFTLNKYKGMFPNFPGFEVPIYFIIINLALAPFINFIPSLGEEYGWRGFLQPKLIEKYSLFKGLLLTGTIWGLWHAPVILMGYNYPSHPNLIGVTAFTIWTILVGFFLGWLRIKSKSVFPAALGHGAINAYIGLGAIIAPTLDEMLTVPFGLPGFIALFIIALLAYLDLTKTC
- a CDS encoding 3-keto-5-aminohexanoate cleavage protein — protein: MDKPYKLTWNYSNPREYLELYEKFEMPPLIISCAITGGWQGKEVNPNMPETPEEQAKATLEIYEAGASVVHVHARDPKKGYADAVGDKDIYYDINKKIRELCPDIIINNTTGGGPTMTVDDRLQAVYGKPEMCSLNMGTLTMRGKVKARKPPLSGRDEDQVIEAVFKNTYSDTERFAKEMLDNNVKPEMETFGDGNWHLIDNLIQKDLLKPPYWVQLVLGMQSATPPTPWHIMSQASLAPPNTMFNILGIGVHQIPMTTFALIMGMHIRVGMEDNVYYARGAKVESNAQLVSRVVRMAKECNRPIATPEEAREILGISKTPSKY